From a region of the Acidobacteriota bacterium genome:
- a CDS encoding C69 family dipeptidase — translation MKKSSPSFILIIICVALFGVPCSTANACTNFLITKGASADGSTMITYSADSHEFYGDLSHLPPGIYMQGAMHPVIEWDSGKYLGQIPEAPRTYGVVGLMNEHQVAIGETTFGGRNECHGGKGILDYGSLMFIALQRAKTAREAIKIIGDLTAEHGYVSTGESLSVSDPNEVWIMEIIGKGPDNKGAVWVALRVPDGYVCAHANQSRIRQFPLNDPENCLYAPDVISFAKEKGFYKGEDKDFSFADTYAPLTYGALRFCEVRVWEMFNRVASSLKISSDYVKGVLGSQPLPLWIKPDKKLSVHDVMELMRDHFEGTEFDLTKDIGAGPFQCPYRWRPLTWKVNDVEYLNERATSTQQTGFSFVAQSRAWLPDPIGGILWFGVDDTYSTVYVPMYCGISEVPKSYSKGNGSLYDFTWDAAFWVFNWVANFAYSRYSDMIQDIQVVQREIEGRFINDQPEIEKAALELYKRSPRLAVDYLTDYSVKQGNIVVDRWRKLGQDLLVKYMDGNVKTPQRKPTHPGYPESWYRRIVEDNGEELKMKKLPGEPEESH, via the coding sequence ATGAAAAAATCGAGCCCATCCTTTATTTTAATCATAATCTGCGTTGCTCTGTTTGGCGTACCATGTTCAACGGCAAATGCCTGCACTAATTTCCTCATCACGAAGGGAGCCTCGGCGGACGGATCCACGATGATTACCTATTCTGCCGACTCGCATGAGTTTTACGGAGATCTGAGCCACCTGCCTCCCGGCATATACATGCAGGGAGCGATGCATCCAGTCATCGAATGGGATTCAGGGAAGTATCTGGGACAGATTCCGGAAGCTCCTCGCACGTACGGAGTCGTCGGCTTGATGAACGAGCATCAGGTGGCGATCGGAGAAACCACATTTGGTGGAAGGAATGAGTGTCACGGTGGCAAGGGGATTCTCGATTATGGAAGCCTCATGTTCATCGCTCTTCAGCGAGCGAAGACGGCGCGCGAAGCTATCAAGATCATCGGAGATCTGACCGCGGAGCATGGATACGTCAGCACCGGCGAATCGCTTTCCGTCTCCGACCCCAACGAGGTCTGGATCATGGAGATCATCGGCAAGGGTCCTGACAACAAAGGAGCCGTCTGGGTTGCCCTCAGGGTTCCCGATGGTTACGTCTGCGCCCATGCCAATCAATCAAGGATCCGGCAGTTCCCCCTGAACGATCCCGAGAACTGCCTCTACGCCCCCGATGTCATCTCATTCGCAAAAGAGAAGGGGTTCTATAAAGGAGAGGATAAGGATTTCAGCTTTGCCGACACTTATGCGCCGCTGACCTACGGGGCGCTGCGATTCTGCGAGGTGAGAGTATGGGAGATGTTCAACAGGGTGGCCTCCTCGCTCAAGATATCGAGTGATTATGTCAAAGGTGTTCTTGGTTCTCAGCCACTACCGCTCTGGATCAAGCCAGACAAGAAGTTATCCGTGCACGACGTCATGGAGCTGATGAGGGATCATTTCGAGGGAACCGAATTCGACCTGACAAAGGACATCGGTGCGGGTCCCTTCCAGTGTCCGTATCGCTGGAGACCGCTGACATGGAAGGTGAATGATGTTGAATACCTGAATGAGCGCGCAACATCCACCCAGCAGACAGGCTTTTCATTCGTGGCACAGTCACGCGCATGGCTTCCCGATCCCATAGGCGGGATCTTATGGTTCGGCGTGGATGACACGTACAGCACCGTTTATGTTCCGATGTACTGCGGGATTTCGGAAGTGCCCAAAAGTTACTCCAAGGGGAACGGCTCGTTATACGACTTTACGTGGGATGCAGCTTTCTGGGTCTTCAACTGGGTTGCCAACTTCGCCTATTCGCGTTACAGCGATATGATCCAGGATATACAGGTCGTCCAGCGAGAGATAGAGGGAAGGTTCATCAATGACCAGCCCGAAATCGAGAAGGCTGCTCTTGAGCTCTATAAGAGATCGCCGCGATTGGCCGTTGATTACCTGACCGATTACTCCGTCAAACAGGGGAATATTGTTGTGGATAGGTGGAGAAAGCT